A region from the Vulpes lagopus strain Blue_001 chromosome 5, ASM1834538v1, whole genome shotgun sequence genome encodes:
- the EIF2B4 gene encoding translation initiation factor eIF-2B subunit delta isoform X2, translating to MQTQQPAATSTSSYKPSRSLSGSLCDLFSDADSGSGMKAELSTRPGAVGREMTQEEKLQLRKEKKQQKKKRKEEKGAEPEKTAPAVPAAQQQGPAKELPGPGCQLATAGEKVPTGRSKAELRAERRAKQEAERALKQARKGEQGGPPPRACPSTAGETPSGVKRLPEHTQVDDLTLLRRLAKKPEQQQVPTRNDYGSKVSLFSHLPQYSRQNSLTQYMSIPSSVIHPAMVRLGLQYSQGLVSGSNARCIALLRALQQVIQDYTTPPNEELSRDLVNKLKPYFSFLTQCRPLSASMYNAIKFLNKEITGVSSSKREEEAKSELRAAIDRYVQEKIVLAAQAISRFAYKKINNGDVILVYGCSSLVSRILQEAWAKGRRFRVVVVDSRPRLEGRHTLRSLVRAGVPASYLLIPAASYVLPEVSKVLLGAHALLANGSVMSRVGTAQLALVARAHNVPVLVCCETYKFCERVQTDAFVSNELDDPDDLLCERGEHVALANWQNHLSLRLLNLVYDVTPPELVDLVITELGMIPCSSVPVVLRVKSSDQ from the exons ATGCAGACCCAGCAGCCAGCCGCGACGAGTACGAGCTCCTACAAACCCTCCCGGAGCCTCTCAGGCTCACTTTGTGATCTGTTTTCTGATGCAGATTCGGGGTCTGGGATGAAGGCGGAGCTTTCTACTCGGCCTGGG gcagtggggagggagatgACCCAAGAAGAGAAGTTGCAGCTtcggaaggaaaaaaaacagcagaagaaGAAAcggaaggaggaaaagggagcAGAACCAGAAAAAACTGCCCCTGCTGTACCTGCAGCCCAGCAGCAAG GCCCAGCCAAAGAACTGCCAGGACCAGGCTGTCAGTTGGCCACTGCTGGGGAGAAAGTTCCAACTGGTCGAAGTAAAGCTGAACTTCGTGCTGAACGGCGGGCTAAGCAGGAGGCTGAGCGGGCCCTGAAACAGGCAAGGAAAGGAGAACAAGGAGGGCCACCACCTCGGGCCTGCCCCAGCACTGCTGGAGAAACCCCTTCAG GAGTGAAGCGTCTCCCTGAGCACACTCAGGTTGATGACCTTACACTTCTGAGAAGGCTTGCTAAAAAACCAGAGCAGCAACAG GTTCCTACACGAAACGATTATGGATCCAAAGTCAGTCTTTTCTCCCACCTACCCCAGTACAGCAGACAAAACTCTCTGACTCAATATATGAG CATCCCATCCTCTGTGATCCACCCAGCCATGGTGCGACTCGGCCTGCAGTACTCCCAGGGCCTGGTCAGTGGCTCCAATGCCCGGTGTATTGCCCTGCTTCGTGCCTTGCAGCAG GTAATTCAAGATTACACAACACCTCCCAATGAAGAACTCTCAAGGGATCTAGTGAATAAACTAAAGCCCTACTTCAG CTTCCTGACTCAGTGCCGTCCCCTGTCAGCAAGCATGTACAACGCCATCAAGTTCCTTAACAAGGAGATCACGGGTGTGAGCAGCTCCAAGCGGGAAGAGGAG GCCAAGTCAGAACTTCGAGCAGCCATTGATCGGTATGTGCAAGAGAAGATTGTGCTTGCAGCTCAGGCAATTTCCCGCTTTGCTTATAAGAAGATCAATAATGGAGATGTGATCCTGGTATATGGATG CTCGTCTCTGGTATCACGAATCCTTCAGGAGGCTTGGGCTAAGGGCCGGCGGTTTCGGGTGGTAGTGGTGGACAGCCGGCCACGGCTGGAGGGAAGGCACACACTACGTTCTCTGGTCCGTGCTGGGGTCCCTGCCTCCTACCTGCTGATTCCTGCAGCCTCCTATGTGCTCCCAGAG GTTTCTAAGGTGCTATTGGGAGCTCACGCACTCCTGGCCAACGGGTCCGTAATGTCACGGGTAGGGACAGCACAGCTGGCCCTGGTGGCACGAGCCCATAATGTGCCAGTGCTGGTCTGCTGTGAAACATACAAGTTCTGTGAGCGTGTGCAGACTGATGCTTTTGTCTCTAATGAGCTAG ATGACCCCGATGATCTGCTTTGTGAGCGAGGAGAACATGTGGCCCTGGCTAACTGGCAGAACCACCTGTCCCTGCGGTTGTTAAATCTAGTCTATGACGTGACCCCCCCGGAACTGGTGGATCTGGTGATCACAGAGCTGGGGATGATTCCTTGCAGTTCTGTACCGGTTGTTCTACGAGTCAAGAGTAGCGACCAGTGA
- the EIF2B4 gene encoding translation initiation factor eIF-2B subunit delta isoform X3 — protein sequence MAAVAVAVREDSGSGMKAELSTRPGAVGREMTQEEKLQLRKEKKQQKKKRKEEKGAEPEKTAPAVPAAQQQVGPAKELPGPGCQLATAGEKVPTGRSKAELRAERRAKQEAERALKQARKGEQGGPPPRACPSTAGETPSGVKRLPEHTQVDDLTLLRRLAKKPEQQQVPTRNDYGSKVSLFSHLPQYSRQNSLTQYMSIPSSVIHPAMVRLGLQYSQGLVSGSNARCIALLRALQQVIQDYTTPPNEELSRDLVNKLKPYFSFLTQCRPLSASMYNAIKFLNKEITGVSSSKREEEAKSELRAAIDRYVQEKIVLAAQAISRFAYKKINNGDVILVYGCSSLVSRILQEAWAKGRRFRVVVVDSRPRLEGRHTLRSLVRAGVPASYLLIPAASYVLPEVSKVLLGAHALLANGSVMSRVGTAQLALVARAHNVPVLVCCETYKFCERVQTDAFVSNELDDPDDLLCERGEHVALANWQNHLSLRLLNLVYDVTPPELVDLVITELGMIPCSSVPVVLRVKSSDQ from the exons ATGGCTGCCGTGGCTGTGGCTGTTCGTGAGG ATTCGGGGTCTGGGATGAAGGCGGAGCTTTCTACTCGGCCTGGG gcagtggggagggagatgACCCAAGAAGAGAAGTTGCAGCTtcggaaggaaaaaaaacagcagaagaaGAAAcggaaggaggaaaagggagcAGAACCAGAAAAAACTGCCCCTGCTGTACCTGCAGCCCAGCAGCAAG tAGGCCCAGCCAAAGAACTGCCAGGACCAGGCTGTCAGTTGGCCACTGCTGGGGAGAAAGTTCCAACTGGTCGAAGTAAAGCTGAACTTCGTGCTGAACGGCGGGCTAAGCAGGAGGCTGAGCGGGCCCTGAAACAGGCAAGGAAAGGAGAACAAGGAGGGCCACCACCTCGGGCCTGCCCCAGCACTGCTGGAGAAACCCCTTCAG GAGTGAAGCGTCTCCCTGAGCACACTCAGGTTGATGACCTTACACTTCTGAGAAGGCTTGCTAAAAAACCAGAGCAGCAACAG GTTCCTACACGAAACGATTATGGATCCAAAGTCAGTCTTTTCTCCCACCTACCCCAGTACAGCAGACAAAACTCTCTGACTCAATATATGAG CATCCCATCCTCTGTGATCCACCCAGCCATGGTGCGACTCGGCCTGCAGTACTCCCAGGGCCTGGTCAGTGGCTCCAATGCCCGGTGTATTGCCCTGCTTCGTGCCTTGCAGCAG GTAATTCAAGATTACACAACACCTCCCAATGAAGAACTCTCAAGGGATCTAGTGAATAAACTAAAGCCCTACTTCAG CTTCCTGACTCAGTGCCGTCCCCTGTCAGCAAGCATGTACAACGCCATCAAGTTCCTTAACAAGGAGATCACGGGTGTGAGCAGCTCCAAGCGGGAAGAGGAG GCCAAGTCAGAACTTCGAGCAGCCATTGATCGGTATGTGCAAGAGAAGATTGTGCTTGCAGCTCAGGCAATTTCCCGCTTTGCTTATAAGAAGATCAATAATGGAGATGTGATCCTGGTATATGGATG CTCGTCTCTGGTATCACGAATCCTTCAGGAGGCTTGGGCTAAGGGCCGGCGGTTTCGGGTGGTAGTGGTGGACAGCCGGCCACGGCTGGAGGGAAGGCACACACTACGTTCTCTGGTCCGTGCTGGGGTCCCTGCCTCCTACCTGCTGATTCCTGCAGCCTCCTATGTGCTCCCAGAG GTTTCTAAGGTGCTATTGGGAGCTCACGCACTCCTGGCCAACGGGTCCGTAATGTCACGGGTAGGGACAGCACAGCTGGCCCTGGTGGCACGAGCCCATAATGTGCCAGTGCTGGTCTGCTGTGAAACATACAAGTTCTGTGAGCGTGTGCAGACTGATGCTTTTGTCTCTAATGAGCTAG ATGACCCCGATGATCTGCTTTGTGAGCGAGGAGAACATGTGGCCCTGGCTAACTGGCAGAACCACCTGTCCCTGCGGTTGTTAAATCTAGTCTATGACGTGACCCCCCCGGAACTGGTGGATCTGGTGATCACAGAGCTGGGGATGATTCCTTGCAGTTCTGTACCGGTTGTTCTACGAGTCAAGAGTAGCGACCAGTGA
- the EIF2B4 gene encoding translation initiation factor eIF-2B subunit delta isoform X1: MQTQQPAATSTSSYKPSRSLSGSLCDLFSDADSGSGMKAELSTRPGAVGREMTQEEKLQLRKEKKQQKKKRKEEKGAEPEKTAPAVPAAQQQVGPAKELPGPGCQLATAGEKVPTGRSKAELRAERRAKQEAERALKQARKGEQGGPPPRACPSTAGETPSGVKRLPEHTQVDDLTLLRRLAKKPEQQQVPTRNDYGSKVSLFSHLPQYSRQNSLTQYMSIPSSVIHPAMVRLGLQYSQGLVSGSNARCIALLRALQQVIQDYTTPPNEELSRDLVNKLKPYFSFLTQCRPLSASMYNAIKFLNKEITGVSSSKREEEAKSELRAAIDRYVQEKIVLAAQAISRFAYKKINNGDVILVYGCSSLVSRILQEAWAKGRRFRVVVVDSRPRLEGRHTLRSLVRAGVPASYLLIPAASYVLPEVSKVLLGAHALLANGSVMSRVGTAQLALVARAHNVPVLVCCETYKFCERVQTDAFVSNELDDPDDLLCERGEHVALANWQNHLSLRLLNLVYDVTPPELVDLVITELGMIPCSSVPVVLRVKSSDQ; the protein is encoded by the exons ATGCAGACCCAGCAGCCAGCCGCGACGAGTACGAGCTCCTACAAACCCTCCCGGAGCCTCTCAGGCTCACTTTGTGATCTGTTTTCTGATGCAGATTCGGGGTCTGGGATGAAGGCGGAGCTTTCTACTCGGCCTGGG gcagtggggagggagatgACCCAAGAAGAGAAGTTGCAGCTtcggaaggaaaaaaaacagcagaagaaGAAAcggaaggaggaaaagggagcAGAACCAGAAAAAACTGCCCCTGCTGTACCTGCAGCCCAGCAGCAAG tAGGCCCAGCCAAAGAACTGCCAGGACCAGGCTGTCAGTTGGCCACTGCTGGGGAGAAAGTTCCAACTGGTCGAAGTAAAGCTGAACTTCGTGCTGAACGGCGGGCTAAGCAGGAGGCTGAGCGGGCCCTGAAACAGGCAAGGAAAGGAGAACAAGGAGGGCCACCACCTCGGGCCTGCCCCAGCACTGCTGGAGAAACCCCTTCAG GAGTGAAGCGTCTCCCTGAGCACACTCAGGTTGATGACCTTACACTTCTGAGAAGGCTTGCTAAAAAACCAGAGCAGCAACAG GTTCCTACACGAAACGATTATGGATCCAAAGTCAGTCTTTTCTCCCACCTACCCCAGTACAGCAGACAAAACTCTCTGACTCAATATATGAG CATCCCATCCTCTGTGATCCACCCAGCCATGGTGCGACTCGGCCTGCAGTACTCCCAGGGCCTGGTCAGTGGCTCCAATGCCCGGTGTATTGCCCTGCTTCGTGCCTTGCAGCAG GTAATTCAAGATTACACAACACCTCCCAATGAAGAACTCTCAAGGGATCTAGTGAATAAACTAAAGCCCTACTTCAG CTTCCTGACTCAGTGCCGTCCCCTGTCAGCAAGCATGTACAACGCCATCAAGTTCCTTAACAAGGAGATCACGGGTGTGAGCAGCTCCAAGCGGGAAGAGGAG GCCAAGTCAGAACTTCGAGCAGCCATTGATCGGTATGTGCAAGAGAAGATTGTGCTTGCAGCTCAGGCAATTTCCCGCTTTGCTTATAAGAAGATCAATAATGGAGATGTGATCCTGGTATATGGATG CTCGTCTCTGGTATCACGAATCCTTCAGGAGGCTTGGGCTAAGGGCCGGCGGTTTCGGGTGGTAGTGGTGGACAGCCGGCCACGGCTGGAGGGAAGGCACACACTACGTTCTCTGGTCCGTGCTGGGGTCCCTGCCTCCTACCTGCTGATTCCTGCAGCCTCCTATGTGCTCCCAGAG GTTTCTAAGGTGCTATTGGGAGCTCACGCACTCCTGGCCAACGGGTCCGTAATGTCACGGGTAGGGACAGCACAGCTGGCCCTGGTGGCACGAGCCCATAATGTGCCAGTGCTGGTCTGCTGTGAAACATACAAGTTCTGTGAGCGTGTGCAGACTGATGCTTTTGTCTCTAATGAGCTAG ATGACCCCGATGATCTGCTTTGTGAGCGAGGAGAACATGTGGCCCTGGCTAACTGGCAGAACCACCTGTCCCTGCGGTTGTTAAATCTAGTCTATGACGTGACCCCCCCGGAACTGGTGGATCTGGTGATCACAGAGCTGGGGATGATTCCTTGCAGTTCTGTACCGGTTGTTCTACGAGTCAAGAGTAGCGACCAGTGA
- the EIF2B4 gene encoding translation initiation factor eIF-2B subunit delta isoform X5, producing the protein MVRLGLQYSQGLVSGSNARCIALLRALQQVIQDYTTPPNEELSRDLVNKLKPYFSFLTQCRPLSASMYNAIKFLNKEITGVSSSKREEEAKSELRAAIDRYVQEKIVLAAQAISRFAYKKINNGDVILVYGCSSLVSRILQEAWAKGRRFRVVVVDSRPRLEGRHTLRSLVRAGVPASYLLIPAASYVLPEVSKVLLGAHALLANGSVMSRVGTAQLALVARAHNVPVLVCCETYKFCERVQTDAFVSNELDDPDDLLCERGEHVALANWQNHLSLRLLNLVYDVTPPELVDLVITELGMIPCSSVPVVLRVKSSDQ; encoded by the exons ATGGTGCGACTCGGCCTGCAGTACTCCCAGGGCCTGGTCAGTGGCTCCAATGCCCGGTGTATTGCCCTGCTTCGTGCCTTGCAGCAG GTAATTCAAGATTACACAACACCTCCCAATGAAGAACTCTCAAGGGATCTAGTGAATAAACTAAAGCCCTACTTCAG CTTCCTGACTCAGTGCCGTCCCCTGTCAGCAAGCATGTACAACGCCATCAAGTTCCTTAACAAGGAGATCACGGGTGTGAGCAGCTCCAAGCGGGAAGAGGAG GCCAAGTCAGAACTTCGAGCAGCCATTGATCGGTATGTGCAAGAGAAGATTGTGCTTGCAGCTCAGGCAATTTCCCGCTTTGCTTATAAGAAGATCAATAATGGAGATGTGATCCTGGTATATGGATG CTCGTCTCTGGTATCACGAATCCTTCAGGAGGCTTGGGCTAAGGGCCGGCGGTTTCGGGTGGTAGTGGTGGACAGCCGGCCACGGCTGGAGGGAAGGCACACACTACGTTCTCTGGTCCGTGCTGGGGTCCCTGCCTCCTACCTGCTGATTCCTGCAGCCTCCTATGTGCTCCCAGAG GTTTCTAAGGTGCTATTGGGAGCTCACGCACTCCTGGCCAACGGGTCCGTAATGTCACGGGTAGGGACAGCACAGCTGGCCCTGGTGGCACGAGCCCATAATGTGCCAGTGCTGGTCTGCTGTGAAACATACAAGTTCTGTGAGCGTGTGCAGACTGATGCTTTTGTCTCTAATGAGCTAG ATGACCCCGATGATCTGCTTTGTGAGCGAGGAGAACATGTGGCCCTGGCTAACTGGCAGAACCACCTGTCCCTGCGGTTGTTAAATCTAGTCTATGACGTGACCCCCCCGGAACTGGTGGATCTGGTGATCACAGAGCTGGGGATGATTCCTTGCAGTTCTGTACCGGTTGTTCTACGAGTCAAGAGTAGCGACCAGTGA
- the EIF2B4 gene encoding translation initiation factor eIF-2B subunit delta isoform X4: protein MAAVAVAVREDSGSGMKAELSTRPGAVGREMTQEEKLQLRKEKKQQKKKRKEEKGAEPEKTAPAVPAAQQQGPAKELPGPGCQLATAGEKVPTGRSKAELRAERRAKQEAERALKQARKGEQGGPPPRACPSTAGETPSGVKRLPEHTQVDDLTLLRRLAKKPEQQQVPTRNDYGSKVSLFSHLPQYSRQNSLTQYMSIPSSVIHPAMVRLGLQYSQGLVSGSNARCIALLRALQQVIQDYTTPPNEELSRDLVNKLKPYFSFLTQCRPLSASMYNAIKFLNKEITGVSSSKREEEAKSELRAAIDRYVQEKIVLAAQAISRFAYKKINNGDVILVYGCSSLVSRILQEAWAKGRRFRVVVVDSRPRLEGRHTLRSLVRAGVPASYLLIPAASYVLPEVSKVLLGAHALLANGSVMSRVGTAQLALVARAHNVPVLVCCETYKFCERVQTDAFVSNELDDPDDLLCERGEHVALANWQNHLSLRLLNLVYDVTPPELVDLVITELGMIPCSSVPVVLRVKSSDQ, encoded by the exons ATGGCTGCCGTGGCTGTGGCTGTTCGTGAGG ATTCGGGGTCTGGGATGAAGGCGGAGCTTTCTACTCGGCCTGGG gcagtggggagggagatgACCCAAGAAGAGAAGTTGCAGCTtcggaaggaaaaaaaacagcagaagaaGAAAcggaaggaggaaaagggagcAGAACCAGAAAAAACTGCCCCTGCTGTACCTGCAGCCCAGCAGCAAG GCCCAGCCAAAGAACTGCCAGGACCAGGCTGTCAGTTGGCCACTGCTGGGGAGAAAGTTCCAACTGGTCGAAGTAAAGCTGAACTTCGTGCTGAACGGCGGGCTAAGCAGGAGGCTGAGCGGGCCCTGAAACAGGCAAGGAAAGGAGAACAAGGAGGGCCACCACCTCGGGCCTGCCCCAGCACTGCTGGAGAAACCCCTTCAG GAGTGAAGCGTCTCCCTGAGCACACTCAGGTTGATGACCTTACACTTCTGAGAAGGCTTGCTAAAAAACCAGAGCAGCAACAG GTTCCTACACGAAACGATTATGGATCCAAAGTCAGTCTTTTCTCCCACCTACCCCAGTACAGCAGACAAAACTCTCTGACTCAATATATGAG CATCCCATCCTCTGTGATCCACCCAGCCATGGTGCGACTCGGCCTGCAGTACTCCCAGGGCCTGGTCAGTGGCTCCAATGCCCGGTGTATTGCCCTGCTTCGTGCCTTGCAGCAG GTAATTCAAGATTACACAACACCTCCCAATGAAGAACTCTCAAGGGATCTAGTGAATAAACTAAAGCCCTACTTCAG CTTCCTGACTCAGTGCCGTCCCCTGTCAGCAAGCATGTACAACGCCATCAAGTTCCTTAACAAGGAGATCACGGGTGTGAGCAGCTCCAAGCGGGAAGAGGAG GCCAAGTCAGAACTTCGAGCAGCCATTGATCGGTATGTGCAAGAGAAGATTGTGCTTGCAGCTCAGGCAATTTCCCGCTTTGCTTATAAGAAGATCAATAATGGAGATGTGATCCTGGTATATGGATG CTCGTCTCTGGTATCACGAATCCTTCAGGAGGCTTGGGCTAAGGGCCGGCGGTTTCGGGTGGTAGTGGTGGACAGCCGGCCACGGCTGGAGGGAAGGCACACACTACGTTCTCTGGTCCGTGCTGGGGTCCCTGCCTCCTACCTGCTGATTCCTGCAGCCTCCTATGTGCTCCCAGAG GTTTCTAAGGTGCTATTGGGAGCTCACGCACTCCTGGCCAACGGGTCCGTAATGTCACGGGTAGGGACAGCACAGCTGGCCCTGGTGGCACGAGCCCATAATGTGCCAGTGCTGGTCTGCTGTGAAACATACAAGTTCTGTGAGCGTGTGCAGACTGATGCTTTTGTCTCTAATGAGCTAG ATGACCCCGATGATCTGCTTTGTGAGCGAGGAGAACATGTGGCCCTGGCTAACTGGCAGAACCACCTGTCCCTGCGGTTGTTAAATCTAGTCTATGACGTGACCCCCCCGGAACTGGTGGATCTGGTGATCACAGAGCTGGGGATGATTCCTTGCAGTTCTGTACCGGTTGTTCTACGAGTCAAGAGTAGCGACCAGTGA